In Pyrus communis chromosome 8, drPyrComm1.1, whole genome shotgun sequence, one genomic interval encodes:
- the LOC137743261 gene encoding DNA topoisomerase 2-like, giving the protein MVERPVTYALGLYWMLNDMLTDVALTIKNKLEVDIGKVDDAITICFANKSHEKFSILCKELELSKKFVPYCKEIIVSKADGNKLHKKVFSRDNKNPQTDSSDHKSKELWKRVIDIAGCLGETVEVKLNGRDVGTKSFSTYVDLYLKPRAFHFVNIPRITMKISDDMEICVTLSNGHFQQVSFVNLVNTSHGGDNVDVVSNAIAKHLFETIKEKDENSTLNLDENENENENQNLNLDKDENPNLNSDEDENPNQDSDVVKNHLWIFFNVKFRNPVFNLPAKDTFDHPRHTIAFTKTFELSEDFLKEVVDSSIVNILKRRFGMYEEEENLQDDDGFHIKGLLINLFHCLCPSLLKIEGFLAEFVTPCIKVTKEHDQKYFDSTKSHEEWKKTQDNNASDWSTNHYKGLGTFSPEEEGKDFFRNLENHRKYFVWDDRADEAIDLAFNKKIADDRKGWLNNCIRMELKREWEEQRSNRVNDGDEENHNDEDEETHTNYTDFFNKKYIKYCIAALKRTIPSIVDGLKPGKRNILFNALKNKLIGITKLEAFSKSVDHHSSSNVASITMGMTQNYVGSNNVNLFIPHGNYGTRGRGGEDQSAPRYLHIELSPIARLIFLDDESSDQQGKEVKPGRYVVFSNNIPMVLVNGCEGIGVGWNTSVPSYHPIHIIKNMMRLIDSKGNVDKLPVEMRPWYKGFHGRIEGSQSSDGDYTSYGCIQESNEMLKITELPIRKWTDKYLKFLNSVAEHNVEAKDHFIKGYKKYGDDTSPIDIRVKLSGKQLREAKQEGLEKKFKLDKKLKTSNMNNLRNKKAAEVLKLRSELDFVKRYREGNIILSNDHMQKNVDLLEHIKHQGFEDNPENLASLKPVSLTKESETALKKELAKMEEELNKVENKAAATVWIEDLQVLENELLKDKFFRLTD; this is encoded by the exons ATGGTTGAACGTCCAGTAACGTACGCTCTTGGCCTCTACTGGATGTTAAACGACATGCTGACGGATGTCGCGTTGACGATTAAAAACAAACTGGAAGTTGATATAGGGAAGGTTGATGATGCCATAACTATTTGCTTTGCCAATAAGAGCCACGAGAAGTTTAGTATTTTATGCAAAGAGCTCGAATTGTCAAAGAAGTTTGTTCCTTATTGCAAAGAAATCATAGTGTCAAAGGCTGACGGAAATAAATTGCATAAGAAG GTATTCTCTAGAGACAATAAGAACCCGCAAACTGACTCCAGTGATCACAAATCAAAGGAACTGTGG AAACGAGTGATTGACATAGCTGGCTGCCTCGGAGAGACGGTGGAGGTTAAGCTAAATGGAAGGGACGTCGGCACAAAATCATTCTCTACATATGTTGATCTATACTTAAAACCTAGAGCTTTTCATTTTGTCAACATTCCAAG GATAACCATGAAAATTAGCGATGACATGGAGATCTGTGTGACTCTGAGCAACGGACATTTCCAACAG GTCAGTTTTGTCAACTTAGTCAATACAAGCCACGGTGGAGATAATGTTGATGTCGTTAGCAATGCGATCGCAAAACATCTTTTCGAAACTATCAAAGAAAAGGATGAGAATTCAACCTTAAATTTAGATGAGAATGAGAATGAGAATGAGaatcaaaacttaaatttaGACAAGGACGAGAATCCAAACCTAAATTCAGATGAGGACGAGAATCCAAACCAAGATTCAGATGTTGTGAAGAATcatttatggattttttttaacGTTAAATTTCGCAATCCTGTGTTTAATCTCCCAGCAAAAGATACTTTTGATCATCCGCGCCATACTATAGCATTTACCAAAACATTTGAACTTTCAGAAGATTTCTTAAAGGaag TGGTAGACTCATCAATTGTCAATATTTTGAAGAGACGTTTTGGCATgtatgaagaggaagaaaatcTTCAG GATGATGATGGTTTCCACATCAAAGGACTTTTGATTAACCTTTTCCATTGCCTTTGCCCCTCACTTCTTAAAATTGAGGGGTTTTTGGCTGAGTTTGTAACTCCTTGTATCAAG GTGACTAAGGAACATGATCAAAAATACTTTGATTCTACCAAAAGCCATGAGGAGTGGAAGAAGACACAGGACAATAACGCTAGTGACTGGTCGACTAATCACTACAAG GGTTTGGGAACATTCTCCCCTGAGGAAGAAGGGAAAGATTTTTTTCGAAATCTTGAGAATCATAGGAAATACTTTGTTTGGGATGATAGAGCTGATGAGGCGATTGATCTTGCCTTTAATAAGAAAATAGCAGATGATAGGAAAGGGTGGCTTAACAACTGTATTCGTATGGAGCTGAAGCGGGAGTGGGAGGAGCAGCGTAGTAACCGAGTTAATGATGGGGATGAAGAAAACCACAACGACGAGGATGAGGAGACGCATACAAACTATACTGATTTTTTTAACAAGAAGTATATAAAGTATTGCATTGCTGCTCTGAAAAGGACAATTCCATCAATAGTTGATGGATTGAAACCCGGTAAAAGGAATATTTTGTTCAACGCTTTGAAGAATAAGTTAATCGGAATAACAAAATTGGAAGCGTTTTCTAAGTCTGTCGATCACCATAGTTCGAGTAATGTCGCCAGCATAACTATGGGAATGACTCAAAATTATGTGGGAAGCAACAATGTCAATCTCTTTATTCCCCATGGCAATTATGGAACACGAGGCCGG GGGGGCGAAGACCAGTCAGCACCTCGTTATCTACACATTGAGCTTTCTCCTATTGCAAGATTGATTTTCCTAGATGACGAAAGCTCAGATCAACAAGGCAAAGAAGTTAAACCCGGAAGGTACGTA GTATTTTCCAATAATATACCCATGGTCCTTGTTAATGGTTGTGAAGGAATTGGAGTTGGGTGGAATACCAGTGTCCCCAGTTACCACCCGATACACATCATCAAGAACATGATGCGTTTAATTGATTCCAAAGGGAATGTAGACAAATTGCCGGTGGAAATGCGCCCGTGGTATAAAGGTTTTCATGGAAGGATAGAGGGTAGCCAGTCCAGCGATGGTGACTACACCTCTTACGGGTGCATACAAGAAAGCAACGAAATGTTAAAGATTACGGAGTTGCCAATCCGTAAGTGGACGGACAAGTATTTGAAATTTCTTAATTCAGTCGCCGAACACAATGTAGAGGCCAAAGATCATTTCATTAAG GGTTACAAAAAATACGGAGATGATACGAGTCCAATAGACATCCGTGTCAAGCTGTCGGGTAAACAACTTAGGGAAGCCAAGCAAGAGGGTTTGGAAAAAAAGTTCAAACTTGATAAGAAACTAAAGACTTCAAACATG AATAATCTTCGAAACAAGAAGGCCGCTGAAGTTTTGAAATTGAGGAGCGAGCTTGACTTTGTTAAGAGATATCGTGAGGGAAACATCATTCTATCAAACGACCACATGCAGAAGAATGTTGATTTGCTGGAACATATAAAACATCAAGGTTTCGAAGACAATCCAGAGAATCTTGCATCCCTGAAACCTGTATCCTTAACCAAAGAAAGTGAGACAGCCCTTAAAAAAGAATTGGCAAAGATGGAAGAGGAACTTAACAAGGTGGAAAACAAGGCTGCAGCCACAGTATGGATAGAAGATCTACAAGTTCTTGAAAATGAACTACTTAAGGATAAATTTTTCCGGCTTACCGACTAA
- the LOC137742152 gene encoding beta-amyrin 28-monooxygenase-like: MGMEHYSFYLNFLLGFIVFVISLSLLALVLFYRHRSQFKGNNLPPGNVGYPLIGESYDFVSAGWKGHPEKFFFDRIANYSSQIFKTSLFGKQAAFFYGAAGNKFLFSNENRLVNVWWPDHVNKIFPTSADVSATKEAIKLKKLIPNFMKPEALKRYIGIMDAITQKHFANSWENKQQVHVFPLAKNYTLAIVARLFLSLEDQKDIDKLGHSLYLANAGVISMPIDFPGTPLRKAIKASKLINGMLTEIIKQRKADLANGKASPTQDILSHMLMTCDEDGTYMKELDISTKIMGLLIGGYEATGAVCTFVVKFLAELPHIYDAVYKEQMEIANSKAPGELLNWDDIQKMKYSWNVAQEVMRLTPPIQGSFREAATDFVFNGYTIPKGWILYWSSITTHKSADYFQEPDKFDPSRFEGTGPAPCTYVPFGGGPMMCPGKEYARMEILVFMHNLVKRFKCERLLPQEKIVMDPLAMPAKGLPIRLFPHNHIN, from the exons ATGGGGATGGAGCATTATAGCTTCTATCTCAACTTCTTGTTGGGCTTTATTGTTTTCGTcatatccctctctctcttagcATTGGTGCTCTTTTACAGGCACAGATCGCAGTTCAAAGGAAACAACCTACCCCCGGGCAACGTGGGGTACCCTTTGATCGGAGAGAGCTACGATTTCGTGTCCGCGGGATGGAAAGGTCACCCGGAGAAGTTCTTCTTCGACCGCATCGCTAACTACTCTTCTCAAATATTCAAGACATCCCTCTTTGGGAAGCAAGCTGCCTTCTTCTACGGCGCGGCTGGCAACAAGTTCTTGTTCTCCAACGAGAACAGGCTTGTCAATGTTTGGTGGCCCGATCACGTCAACAAGATTTTCCCAACTTCCGCGGACGTTTCTGCAACGAAGGAGGCCATAAAGTTGAAAAAGCTGATTCCCAATTTCATGAAGCCTGAGGCTTTGAAACGGTACATCGGCATCATGGACGCTATTACCCAGAAGCACTTTGCAAACAGTTGGGAAAACAAGCAGCAAGTTCATGTATTCCCCCTAGCCAAGAA CTACACCTTGGCGATCGTTGCACGTTTGTTTCTTAGCCTCGAGGACCAAAAGGACATAGACAAACTGGGCCACTCTTTGTATCTGGCTAACGCCGGAGTCATATCGATGCCTATTGACTTTCCTGGGACCCCGCTTCGCAAAGCCATCAAGGCCTCCAAACTCATCAATGGGATGTTGACGGAGATAATAAAGCAGAGGAAAGCTGATTTGGCTAATGGCAAGGCTTCTCCGACGCAAGACATTTTGTCACACATGCTCATGACATGCGATGAGGATGGAACCTACATGAAGGAATTGGATATCAGTACTAAGATTATGGGGCTGTTAATTGGTGGTTATGAAGCTACTGGTGCTGTTTGCACCTTCGTTGTCAAGTTTCTTGCTGAACTCCCTCACATCTACGATGCAGTCTACAAGG AGCAAATGGAGATTGCAAATTCGAAAGCCCCTGGAGAGTTGTTAAACTGGGATGACATTCAGAAAATGAAGTACTCATGGAATGTAGCTCAAGAAGTGATGAGATTGACACCACCAATTCAAGGATCCTTCAGGGAAGCCGCAACTGATTTTGTCTTCAATGGATACACAATTCCAAAGGGTTGGATATTATATTGGAGTTCGATCACAACGCACAAGAGTGCAGATTATTTCCAGGAACCCGATAAATTTGATCCATCGAGGTTTGAAGGAACCGGGCCAGCACCATGCACTTATGTTCCATTTGGAGGAGGGCCAATGATGTGCCCCGGCAAAGAGTATGCCCGGATGGAAATACTTGTGTTCATGCACAACCTGGTCAAGAGGTTCAAATGTGAGAGACTTCTTCCCCAAGAGAAAATTGTAATGGACCCATTGGCCATGCCTGCCAAAGGACTTCCAATCCGCCTTTTCCCTCACAATCACATTAATTGA
- the LOC137742153 gene encoding transcription repressor MYB5-like translates to MRNPSPSSKAAAAAASAKMQTTITASSSSSKAAGVAGGTKTPCCAKVGLKRGPWTPEEDELLANYIKKEGEGRWRTLPKRAGLLRCGKSCRLRWMNYLRPSVKRGQIAPDEEDLILRLHRLLGNRWSLIAGRIPGRTDNEIKNYWNTHLSKKLINQGIDPRTHKPLNPDHHSAADDADVDNTNKSTAVASSSKANDRFSNPNPSPPSDRLVHKEGDPNNSRNGGNIAIDDHDLGTIVHGYANMITSINNPDASSSATATGTLSLRSNNSHGGVLLGGGGNEEDDDINCCADDVFSSFLNSLINEDPFHGQHQLQQVLQNGNVSAHAAAAGSENLPLITMTGASTTAPSTFGWESAVLMSSAFIQNDHQRVNDPTE, encoded by the exons ATGAGGAACCCATCGCCTTCGTcgaaagcagcagcagcagcagcaagtgCTAAGATGCAAACGACGATAACAGCGTCGTCCTCGTCGAGCAAGGCGGCTGGGGTTGCTGGAGGGACCAAGACGCCGTGTTGCGCAAAGGTGGGTTTGAAGAGAGGGCCGTGGACTCCCGAAGAGGACGAGCTGCTAGCAAATTACATCAAGAAAGAAGGGGAGGGACGGTGGCGGACCCTTCCCAAGCGGGCTGGGTTGCTCCGCTGCGGTAAGAGCTGCCGCCTCCGCTGGATGAACTATCTCCGCCCTTCTGTCAAGCGCGGCCAGATCGCCCCCGATGAAGAAGATCTCATCCTTCGCCTCCATCGCCTTCTGGGCAATCG GTGGTCTTTGATAGCTGGGAGGATTCCAGGCCGTACGGACAATGAGATAAAGAACTACTGGAACACACACCTGAGCAAGAAGCTGATAAACCAAGGCATAGATCCCAGAACCCACAAGCCTCTCAATCCAGATCATCACTCTGCTGCTGATGATGCcgacgtggacaacacaaacaaaTCAACTGCTGTTGCTTCTTCTTCCAAAGCCAATGATCGGTtctcaaaccctaaccctagtcCCCCTTCTGATCGTCTTGTCCATAAAGAAGGGGATCCAAATAACAGCCGTAATGGTGGAAACATCGCAATTGATGATCATGATCTGGGCACTATAGTCCATGGCTATGCAAATATGATCACGTCCATCAACAATCCCGATGCTTCTTCTTCGGCCACGGCAACGGGTACTTTGAGTTTGAGGAGCAACAACAGCCACGGTGGAGTACTACTTGGGGGAGGAGGAAATGAAGAGGACGACGACATCAACTGTTGTGCGGATGACGTCTTCTCTTCGTTTCTGAATTCGTTGATCAATGAGGATCCATTTCATGGACAACACCAATTGCAACAAGTACTGCAGAATGGGAATGTTAGTGCACACGCAGCTGCTGCTGGTTCCGAGAACCTTCCTTTGATTACTATGACTGGTGCTAGTACT